From Pseudomonas putida, one genomic window encodes:
- a CDS encoding TAXI family TRAP transporter solute-binding subunit yields the protein MNRALRLAVASTVLAACATAQAAPTFINILTGGTSGVYYPIGVGISQLYSHGIEGSKTSVQATKASVENLNLLQAGRGELAFALGDSVADAWKGDAEAGFKAPLKKLRAIAGTYPNYIQIVASKESGITSLEDLKGKRISVGAPKSGTELNARAIFKAAGLSYQDLGKVEYLPYAESVELIKNRQLDATLQSSGLGQAAIRDLAATLPVVFVPVPAAIVSKIGNSAYQPASIPAKTYDGQDAEVPTVAITNILVTRADISDDLAYDMTRLIFDNLPRLVTAHSAASDIQPQNAAKNLPIPLHPGAERYFKEKNLLP from the coding sequence ATGAACCGAGCCCTTCGCCTGGCAGTGGCCAGCACCGTATTGGCAGCTTGTGCAACAGCCCAGGCCGCGCCAACCTTCATCAACATCCTCACAGGCGGCACCAGCGGCGTCTACTACCCCATCGGCGTGGGGATATCCCAGCTCTACAGCCATGGCATCGAGGGCAGCAAGACCTCAGTGCAAGCCACCAAGGCCTCGGTGGAAAACCTTAATCTACTGCAAGCCGGCCGGGGCGAGCTGGCGTTCGCGCTGGGAGATTCGGTGGCCGACGCCTGGAAGGGGGACGCCGAAGCCGGCTTCAAAGCACCGCTGAAGAAACTGCGCGCCATCGCCGGCACTTACCCTAACTACATCCAGATCGTCGCCAGCAAGGAGTCGGGCATCACCTCGCTGGAAGACCTCAAAGGCAAACGTATCTCGGTCGGTGCGCCGAAGTCCGGCACCGAGCTCAACGCCCGCGCCATCTTCAAGGCCGCGGGGCTCAGCTATCAAGACCTGGGCAAGGTCGAGTACCTGCCGTATGCCGAATCCGTAGAGCTGATCAAGAACCGTCAGCTGGACGCCACGCTGCAATCTTCCGGGCTCGGCCAGGCGGCCATCCGTGACCTGGCCGCTACCCTGCCGGTAGTGTTCGTACCTGTGCCAGCCGCCATCGTGAGTAAAATCGGCAACAGTGCCTATCAACCCGCGAGCATTCCCGCCAAGACATACGATGGCCAGGACGCTGAAGTGCCAACCGTAGCCATCACCAATATTCTGGTCACACGCGCCGATATCAGCGATGACCTGGCCTATGACATGACCCGGCTGATCTTCGACAACCTGCCGCGCCTGGTCACTGCCCATTCGGCAGCAAGCGATATCCAGCCGCAGAATGCGGCCAAGAACCTGCCCATTCCCCTGCACCCTGGCGCAGAACGGTACTTCAAGGAGAAAAACCTGCTCCCCTGA
- a CDS encoding TrkH family potassium uptake protein, giving the protein MPLPALRFIAFIIGVFLITLAVSMVIPMATLLWYGLSEDLGAFLWSSLIALCAGLALVARGIPDAPQLRARDMYLLTTASWVIVCAFAALPMVFIRHISYTDAFFETMSGITTTGSTVLTGLDSASPGLLMWRSLLHWLGGIGFIGMAVAILPLLRVGGMRLFQTESSDWSDKVTPRSHVAAKMILAIYLGLTALGTLALWAAGMTPFDAINHSMSLISTGGFSTSDASLGHWTQPAVHWVAVVIMILGSLPFALYVATLRGHRRVLFKDHQVRGFLGFLLLVWVTVGTWLCLHSDFSWWDALRIVAVNVTSVVTTTGIAVGDYTLWGSFAMLLFFYLTFVGGCSGSTAGGLKIFRFQVAASLLVSSLKQLIHPRAMISKKYNGHPIDEEIVRSLLTFSFFFSVTIAVIALALTLIGLDWTTALSGAATAVCNVGPGLGSVIGPAGNFSTLPDAAKWLLTIGMLLGRLEILTVLVLVAPAFWRF; this is encoded by the coding sequence ATGCCTCTCCCCGCTTTGCGCTTCATCGCCTTCATCATCGGCGTGTTCCTGATTACCCTTGCGGTCAGCATGGTCATCCCCATGGCCACGCTGCTGTGGTATGGCCTTAGCGAGGACCTTGGTGCCTTCCTGTGGTCAAGCCTGATCGCCCTGTGCGCAGGCCTTGCCCTGGTGGCTCGTGGCATACCCGATGCGCCACAACTCAGGGCCCGAGACATGTACCTGCTGACCACCGCCAGCTGGGTCATCGTCTGTGCGTTCGCAGCCCTGCCCATGGTGTTCATCCGGCATATCAGCTACACGGATGCGTTCTTCGAGACCATGTCGGGCATCACCACCACAGGCTCGACGGTGCTAACCGGCCTGGACAGCGCATCGCCCGGCCTGCTGATGTGGCGATCGCTGTTGCACTGGCTGGGGGGCATCGGCTTCATCGGCATGGCCGTCGCAATCCTGCCGTTACTGCGTGTCGGTGGCATGCGCCTGTTCCAGACCGAGTCGTCGGACTGGTCGGACAAAGTGACACCGCGCTCGCACGTCGCGGCAAAGATGATTCTGGCGATCTACCTGGGGCTGACCGCGCTCGGCACCTTGGCCCTGTGGGCCGCCGGCATGACCCCTTTCGACGCCATCAATCATTCGATGTCGCTGATCTCCACGGGTGGGTTCTCGACGTCCGATGCATCGCTTGGCCACTGGACTCAGCCAGCGGTGCATTGGGTGGCGGTGGTGATCATGATCCTGGGAAGCCTGCCCTTCGCCTTGTATGTGGCGACCTTGCGTGGCCACCGGCGCGTGCTGTTCAAGGACCATCAGGTGCGCGGCTTTCTCGGCTTTCTTCTGCTGGTCTGGGTCACCGTAGGCACCTGGCTCTGCTTGCACAGTGACTTTTCGTGGTGGGATGCGCTGCGCATCGTGGCGGTCAATGTGACTTCGGTTGTGACGACCACCGGCATTGCGGTAGGGGACTACACGCTCTGGGGCAGCTTCGCCATGCTGTTGTTCTTCTATCTGACTTTTGTCGGTGGATGTTCGGGCTCCACAGCCGGCGGACTGAAAATATTCCGCTTTCAAGTCGCCGCGTCGCTGCTGGTCAGCAGTTTGAAACAGCTGATTCATCCGCGGGCGATGATCTCGAAAAAATACAATGGTCACCCCATCGATGAAGAAATCGTACGCTCACTGCTGACGTTCTCCTTCTTCTTTTCCGTGACCATTGCGGTGATCGCATTGGCCCTGACCCTCATAGGCCTTGACTGGACCACTGCCCTGAGTGGCGCGGCGACAGCTGTGTGCAACGTTGGGCCAGGCCTGGGCAGCGTAATCGGGCCTGCTGGCAACTTCAGCACGCTACCGGACGCTGCGAAGTGGCTGCTGACCATCGGCATGCTGCTGGGCCGGCTCGAGATTCTCACCGTGCTGGTGCTCGTCGCGCCTGCCTTCTGGCGGTTCTGA